A genome region from Hippopotamus amphibius kiboko isolate mHipAmp2 chromosome 1, mHipAmp2.hap2, whole genome shotgun sequence includes the following:
- the S100A6 gene encoding protein S100-A6, with product MACPLDQALGLLVAIFHKYSGREGDKNTLSKSELKELIQNELTIGAKLQDAEIAKLMDDLDRNKDQVVNFQEYVTFLGALAMIYNDVLRG from the exons ATGGCATGCCCCCTGGATCAGGCTCTGGGCCTCCTGGTGGCCATCTTCCACAAGTACTCTGGCCGGGAGGGTGACAAGAACACGCTGAGCAAGAGCGAGCTGAAGGAGCTGATCCAGAATGAGCTCACCATCGGGGCG AAGCTGCAGGATGCTGAAATTGCAAAGCTGATGGACGACCTGGACCGGAACAAGGACCAGGTGGTGAACTTCCAAGAATATGTCACCTTCCTGGGGGCCTTGGCTATGATCTACAATGATGTCCTCCGGGGCTGA
- the S100A5 gene encoding protein S100-A5 isoform X2, producing MTLEVSIGPPPSLPRGWFPPELHTVMETPLEKALTTMVTTFHKYSGREGSKLTLSRKELKELIKKELCLGEKVKESSIDVLMKSLDKNSDQEIDFKEYSVFLTTLCMAYNDFFLEDNQ from the exons ATGACTCTGGAGGTTTCCATAGGCCCACCCCCTTCACTGCCTCGTGGCTGGTTT CCACCAGAACTGCACACGGTGATGGAGACTCCTCTGGAGAAGGCCCTGACCACTATGGTCACCACTTTCCATAAATACTCGGGGAGAGAGGGCAGCAAACTGACTTTGAGTAGGAAGGAGCTGAAGGAGCTGATCAAGAAAGAGCTGTGTCTTGGGGAG AAGGTGAAGGAGAGCAGCATCGATGTCCTGATGAAGAGCTTGGACAAGAACAGCGACCAGGAGATCGACTTCAAGGAGTACTCGGTGTTCCTGACTACGCTGTGCATGGCCTACAACGACTTCTTCCTGGAGGACAACCAGTGA
- the S100A5 gene encoding protein S100-A5 isoform X1 translates to METPLEKALTTMVTTFHKYSGREGSKLTLSRKELKELIKKELCLGEKVKESSIDVLMKSLDKNSDQEIDFKEYSVFLTTLCMAYNDFFLEDNQ, encoded by the exons ATGGAGACTCCTCTGGAGAAGGCCCTGACCACTATGGTCACCACTTTCCATAAATACTCGGGGAGAGAGGGCAGCAAACTGACTTTGAGTAGGAAGGAGCTGAAGGAGCTGATCAAGAAAGAGCTGTGTCTTGGGGAG AAGGTGAAGGAGAGCAGCATCGATGTCCTGATGAAGAGCTTGGACAAGAACAGCGACCAGGAGATCGACTTCAAGGAGTACTCGGTGTTCCTGACTACGCTGTGCATGGCCTACAACGACTTCTTCCTGGAGGACAACCAGTGA
- the S100A4 gene encoding protein S100-A4 — translation MACPLEKALDVMVSTFHKYSGKEGDKFKLNKSELKELLTRELPSFLGKRTDEAAFQKLMSNLDSNKDNEVDFQEYCVFLSCIAMMCNEFFEGFPDKQPRKK, via the exons ATGGCGTGCCCCCTGGAGAAGGCCCTCGATGTGATGGTGTCCACATTCCACAAGTACTCGGGCAAGGAGGGTGACAAGTTCAAGCTCAACAAGTCTGAGCTAAAGGAGCTGTTGACCCGAGAGCTGCCCAGCTTCTTGGGG AAAAGGACGGATGAAGCTGCCTTCCAGAAGCTGATGAGCAACCTGGACAGCAACAAGGACAACGAGGTGGACTTCCAGGAGTACTGCGTCTTCCTGTCCTGCATCGCCATGATGTGCAACGAATTCTTCGAGGGCTTCCCCGATAAGCAGCCCCGGAAGAAATGA